Genomic DNA from Longimicrobiales bacterium:
ACGCGCCGGTTACGAGTGGCAGATCCAGCAGGTCGGCGAGACCAATGAATACGAACAGCACGGCGAGCAGCACGAGCAGAATGACCTCGTCCTCGCGATCGAGCCGCTGAATGAGCGGGGCCACCCAGCGGAACGTGGCCCAGGCGAGCCCGACCAGCGCGAGCGTCGCGCCGACTCCCGTGATCACCGGCAGCAGCCCGTCCGGCATGTCCGTCACCACGGGAATGAGCAGCAGCACGAGGACGTCCTGGAGCAGCAGCACACCGAGCACCAGCCGGCCGAACGGCTCGAACATCTGCCGGCGCCGCTGAAGCAGTCGGACGACGACGAGCGTCGAGCTCGCAGTGAGTGCGAGCGCGATGTACATAGCGGGCAACAGGTCGTAACCGAGCGCAACCGCGGCAAGGAGACCGACAGCACCGAGCAGCAGGAACTGGATGGTGCCGACACGCCCGGCGGCGGTGCGCTGGGCGCGGCTCCGTCGCGGATTCAGCTCGATGCCGGTCGCGAACAGCAGGAGCGTCGTGCCGAGAACAAGCGTGTCCTGCACCAGGTCCGCCGGCAGCGGGTGCGTCAGCGTCAATGCGACGCCGGTGAGCAGCAGCACCGGAATCGACGGCACGTGGAGCAGGTGTGCAACGCCGTACGCGATGGCGGCGGCAAACAGAAGGAGGGCGATCGGCTCCATCAGTCCAGCACTCCCGCCTGACGCAGTCGCAGCGCCAGCTCACGGGTCCCATCGTGCTTCGGCACCATCACGTGATCTGCGCCCAGCTCCTTCAGCTCGTCGATCAGGGACGGATCGAATGCGTGAATGCTGACCGGCACTCCCGCTGCATGGCAGCGGTATGCGAGCAGGTTGTTGGTGTCCTCGATCTGGAGCGCGGAGACCACGAGCCGCGCGTTCGTGAAGTGTGCTTCATCGAGAACCGACGAGTCATCGACTGAACCGAGCAGCGTGCGCGCTGGCAGGCCGTGGAGCTTTGCCGCGTCGGTATCGACCGCGAGCACCGTCTCGCCGCGCGCGGCCATCTCGCGCACGATGCGGATGCCCAGCGTGTTCATGCCGATCACGACGATGTGGTCCTCGAGCGCCCGCTCCTTCTTCTGCTCCGCTGCTTCGGACGTGCCGAGCAGGGACAGCAGGCGCGAACCGCCGATTCGATCGTAGATCGTTTCGCTCCACAGGATGAGGTATGAGGAGATCGCGATCGTGATCAGGCCGGCGAGCGTGATCACGGAGAGCAGCTCCTCCGGCAGCGCTCCACTCGCAGCGGCCGTGGCGGCGAGAATGAAGGAGAACTCGCTCATCTGTGCCAGCGTGAGGCTGGAGAGGAAGGATGTCCTGCGGTCGTAACCGAGCCGGATGATCGTCGCGAACAGGACGGCAGGCTTGAGGACGATGACCGTCGCCATGATCGCGAGCAGCAGCGGCCACTGCGCCAGGGCGGATCCCGGCTGCATATGCAGTCCGAGCGATACGAAGAACAGGGCGAGGAAGAAATTGACGAGCGGCTGCACGCGACGCCGGAGCTCTTCCGAAGAGTGAAGCTGTGCCAGTCCGACGCCAGCTATGAAGGCGCCCAGCTCCACCGAAACGTGCATCATCTCGGCGACCAGGATGAACAGGAAGCACCAGGCGAGGCTCCAGATGAACGCGATGTCGCTGGAGTTTCGCGTCCACGCGAACATGCGTGGCAGAAGCCAGCGCGCCGCGACCGCAGCGGCGGCGGCGAGGATGAACATCCCGCCGAACGCGGTCCCGATTCCGCGCATGACGGACCCGACATCGCTCGCGGATTCCGGCGTCTGGAGGCCGGCAAACAGCGTCAGCGCCAGGGCGACGGCCACGTCCTGCACCAGCAGGATGCCGACCGCGATCTTC
This window encodes:
- a CDS encoding cation:proton antiporter yields the protein MTDFPILQSLGFILFTAAAAVLLLRLVKVPTIVAYMTAGVLLGPVAGLSTMAESVELISEVGIALLLFLVGLELSLEKIRGVGRVALIGGVIQMAVCALAGWLLATVFGLPLQSATVIALAVTFSSTVVVVKMIGEKRDLSALYGKIAVGILLVQDVAVALALTLFAGLQTPESASDVGSVMRGIGTAFGGMFILAAAAAVAARWLLPRMFAWTRNSSDIAFIWSLAWCFLFILVAEMMHVSVELGAFIAGVGLAQLHSSEELRRRVQPLVNFFLALFFVSLGLHMQPGSALAQWPLLLAIMATVIVLKPAVLFATIIRLGYDRRTSFLSSLTLAQMSEFSFILAATAAASGALPEELLSVITLAGLITIAISSYLILWSETIYDRIGGSRLLSLLGTSEAAEQKKERALEDHIVVIGMNTLGIRIVREMAARGETVLAVDTDAAKLHGLPARTLLGSVDDSSVLDEAHFTNARLVVSALQIEDTNNLLAYRCHAAGVPVSIHAFDPSLIDELKELGADHVMVPKHDGTRELALRLRQAGVLD